A single genomic interval of Hydractinia symbiolongicarpus strain clone_291-10 chromosome 8, HSymV2.1, whole genome shotgun sequence harbors:
- the LOC130653778 gene encoding uncharacterized protein LOC130653778, with translation MCSGTSPLAFHDALQGVTPTVTPQHSDTEQTPDLAAAVVDEETRRRSRCPPVVNHHHLVAFTSILRKHYALGMVQALSNDVIYFRQANYAESTKKNYRTYLTTYKKYCYMLSVPLVPATTSFLCLYAAHLAKFLLPQSLRLYISFVGLLHKEMGFPNPLNENWILSSVLKGIRRVLGVPPRPRLPITPDLLVQIRSRLNLNCSYHASFWAICVVAFFGLFRKVHLLPVSCNTFNPGRQFTKSDFSFSNSTVYIAVRWSKTIQLGQRIITVPLLAAPKSIFCPVTAIQHAFSFTAGAPKTTQVFCWLGDSTTIPNVFTYKSFMTCMSRILSEIGIPPEQYGTHSFRRGGATFALEAGVSLDVISLLGDWKSDSMFLYLHMPLSQRISAQRAMASHLPPIS, from the exons ATGTGCTCAGGGACATCCCCCTTGGCATTCCATGATGCATTGCAAGGTG TTACTCCTACAGTTACCCCTCAGCACTCCGACACTGAACAGACACCAGATCTAGCTGCTGCGGTCGTTGATGAGGAAACCAGAAGGAGATCCCGTTGCCCGCCTGTCGTGAACCACCATCACTTAGTTGCCTTCACATCAATTTTAAGGAAGCATT ATGCTCTTGGCATGGTGCAGGCCTTGTCGAATGATGTCATATATTTTCGTCAAGCTAATTATGCTGAGAGTACTAAGAAGAACTACCGTACATATCTTActacttataaaaaatattgttacatGCTGTCTGTGCCTTTAGTCCCGGCCACTACTAGTTTTTTGTGCTTATATGCAGCCCATCTTGCCAAGTTTCTTCTGCCACAGTCACTTCGTTTGTATATTTCGTTCGTTGGTTTATTACATAAGGAAATGGGGTTTCCTAATCCGCTTAATGAGAACTGGATACTGTCATCAGTCCTCAAGGGTATTAGACGAGTGTTGGGAGTCCCTCCTCGACCTCGTCTGCCTATTACCCCAGATTTATTGGTTCAGATCCGTTCACGCCTTAATCTTAACTGTAGTTACCATGCCTCATTTTGGGCTATTTGTGTAGTTGCATTTTTTGGGTTATTTCGTAAGGTACATTTGTTGCCAGTTTCATGTAATACCTTTAATCCTGGGAGGCAGTTTACCAAGTCAGACTTCTCCTTTTCAAACTCAACTGTTTACATAGCCGTTCGCTGGAGCAAGACCATTCAACTAGGACAGCGTATTATTACTGTACCTTTGTTGGCTGCTCCCAAATCTATATTTTGTCCAGTAACCGCTATACAACATGCATTTTCATTTACGGCTGGGGCTCCTAAAACCACCCAAGTATTTTGCTGGTTAGGGGATTCAACTACCATACCTAATGTCTTCACATATAAGTCCTTTATGACTTGTATGTCTCGGATCCTCTCAGAAATCGGCATTCCTCCTGAGCAATATGGTACCCACTCGTTCCGTCGTGGGGGTGCTACCTTTGCTCTGGAGGCTGGAGTGTCATTGGATGTTATATCCCTTTTGGGTGACTGGAAGTCAGATTCCATGTTCTTATATCTCCATATGCCTTTATCTCAGCGAATATCTGCCCAGCGTGCTATGGCATCACACCTACCTCCTATTTCCTAA